One genomic region from Candidatus Atribacteria bacterium ADurb.Bin276 encodes:
- the metB gene encoding Cystathionine gamma-synthase: protein MKTKKPKVTEILHHLGEEDLPFGAVNPPIFQTSIFSFKTFADFKNALKDEKNSYIYSRGNNPTVNLVEEKIAELEHGEKAKLVSSGVAAISGSMMAFLKSGDHVISVRDVYGWTKTLLEKYLKRFNVSFSYVEGTDPEEIEKNINKNTKIIYLESPTTFSFKIQNLKQIAKIAKKHGIKTIIDNSWATPIFQNPIDYGIDLVVHSVSKYIGGHSDVVAGAIIGKEEDIAHIFKTEFQNIGTVPDPFMAWLVLRGLRTLHIRMRVHYENTLKIIDFLKNEEKIAEINYPFFKENPQFKLAKEQMRGGSGLFSFKIKTNSENNIAKFTDSLKYFRRAVSWGGYESLIIPYAVTLCGDNDKDRLSLVRVHIGLEESELLIDDLKQALSQINL from the coding sequence ATGAAAACAAAAAAACCCAAAGTAACAGAGATATTGCATCATTTAGGAGAAGAAGATTTACCTTTTGGGGCAGTGAACCCTCCAATTTTTCAAACCTCTATCTTTTCTTTTAAAACATTTGCTGATTTTAAAAATGCATTAAAAGACGAGAAAAATAGTTACATTTATAGCCGGGGAAATAATCCAACAGTTAATTTAGTGGAAGAAAAAATAGCTGAATTAGAACATGGAGAAAAGGCAAAACTAGTTAGTTCAGGGGTAGCAGCTATTTCAGGAAGCATGATGGCTTTTTTAAAATCTGGAGACCATGTAATATCAGTGAGAGATGTATATGGTTGGACTAAAACTTTATTAGAAAAATATCTTAAAAGATTTAACGTTTCCTTTTCTTATGTTGAAGGAACCGACCCTGAAGAAATTGAGAAAAATATAAATAAAAATACCAAAATAATCTATCTTGAAAGTCCTACTACTTTTTCTTTTAAAATTCAGAACCTTAAGCAGATAGCGAAAATAGCAAAAAAACATGGAATTAAAACAATCATAGATAATAGCTGGGCTACTCCCATTTTTCAAAATCCAATTGACTATGGGATAGACCTAGTCGTGCATTCTGTTTCGAAATATATAGGAGGGCATAGTGATGTAGTAGCAGGGGCTATTATAGGCAAGGAAGAAGATATTGCTCATATCTTTAAGACCGAGTTTCAAAATATAGGTACAGTTCCCGATCCTTTTATGGCCTGGCTGGTTTTAAGAGGTTTGAGGACGCTTCATATTAGAATGCGTGTTCATTATGAGAATACACTTAAAATTATCGATTTTTTGAAAAATGAAGAAAAGATTGCCGAGATAAATTACCCATTTTTTAAAGAAAATCCCCAGTTTAAATTAGCAAAAGAACAGATGCGGGGTGGGTCAGGGTTGTTTTCTTTTAAAATAAAAACAAACTCAGAAAATAACATAGCTAAATTTACCGATAGTTTAAAGTATTTTAGGCGGGCAGTAAGTTGGGGTGGTTATGAAAGTCTTATAATACCATATGCGGTAACCCTTTGTGGTGATAATGATAAAGATAGACTATCGTTAGTAAGAGTTCATATTGGATTAGAAGAGTCCGAGTTATTAATTGATGATTTAAAACAAGCATTGTCACAAATCAATTTGTGA